A segment of the Amycolatopsis thermophila genome:
GGGTGAGGTCGCGGATCGCCGTGGTGAACCGGTCCCGGGCCTGCTCGCCCGTCTCGCCGCCGGGCATCGGCACGTGCAGCTCCCCGCGCGTCCACGCCCGGACGACGGACATGTACTGCTCGATGGCCGCCTGGTCGTTGCGGCCCTCCAGATCGCCGACCACGATCTCGTGCACGCCCTCGACCCGCTCGACCGGCAGGTCCAGTGCTTCCGCCAGCGGCGCGGCGGTCTGCTGCGCGCGGGTCGCGTGTGAGGCGTAGACGGCCTGCACCGGTTCGGTCGCGAGCTTCTCGGCCAGCTGCCGCGCCTGCTCGCGCCCCAGTTCGGTGAGCGGCGGACCGGGCAGCGCCGTGTCCAGTTTCTTCGCGACGTTGGCCGGGGTCTGCCCGTGCCGGACCAGGTACAGCTTCACGCCTGCTCTCCTCTCTGCACCGCGGCGACCCAGCCGGCGGCGTCGGTGAAGTCCTCGTTGCGCGCGTCCGGTTCGACGGTGGCCGGCACGCCGTCGGCGCGCGCGAAC
Coding sequences within it:
- a CDS encoding histidine phosphatase family protein; protein product: MKLYLVRHGQTPANVAKKLDTALPGPPLTELGREQARQLAEKLATEPVQAVYASHATRAQQTAAPLAEALDLPVERVEGVHEIVVGDLEGRNDQAAIEQYMSVVRAWTRGELHVPMPGGETGEQARDRFTTAIRDLTRRHDFTRSTGVVVLVSHGGLIRLGAEWLAPNVRPELADQGLIPNTGIVELETGLDGRWQCLSWVGMPM